A genomic region of Egibacteraceae bacterium contains the following coding sequences:
- the rplO gene encoding 50S ribosomal protein L15: MKIHHLKPPPGAHRAKTRKGRGIAAGKGKTAGRGTKGSGAHGTVPAGFEGGQMPLQRRLPKLPGFTSRNRVEYAAVNCGSLEDAFAAGDEVTPEALRAKGLIRRGSAPVKVLGGGELTKALAVTAHAFSASARDKISQSGGSASVLPRRPVRAE, from the coding sequence ATGAAGATCCACCATCTGAAGCCGCCGCCCGGGGCCCATCGGGCCAAGACCCGCAAGGGTCGTGGAATCGCCGCGGGCAAGGGCAAGACCGCCGGCCGCGGCACGAAGGGCTCGGGCGCCCATGGGACCGTGCCCGCCGGATTCGAGGGTGGGCAGATGCCGCTGCAGCGCCGCCTGCCGAAGCTGCCGGGGTTCACGTCCCGCAACCGCGTCGAGTACGCCGCCGTCAACTGCGGCAGCTTGGAGGACGCGTTCGCCGCCGGTGACGAGGTCACCCCCGAGGCGCTGCGCGCCAAGGGGCTCATCCGGCGGGGCTCCGCGCCGGTGAAGGTGCTCGGGGGCGGGGAGCTGACCAAAGCGCTGGCGGTGACGGCACACGCCTTCTCCGCCTCTGCGCGCGACAAGATCAGCCAGAGCGGCGGGTCCGCCAGCGTCCTCCCACGCCGGCCCGTCCGCGCAGAGTAG